A single genomic interval of Adhaeribacter pallidiroseus harbors:
- a CDS encoding InlB B-repeat-containing protein translates to MKAKFILFLASSLSWATSWAQVEVDHAFSHAQTQTARLLQEIDAAKTTDRPDLLLPHSLTPTGLVKLISSKEWTSGFFPGTLWFLYEHTKDTYWLTQAQAYTAKLNTEQFDTSTHDVGFKIYGSFGTGYRLAPTAAYRQAIIQAAQSLVTRFNAKTGCIRSWDHSTNLYSYPVIIDNMMNLELLFAATRLTGDFSYYNIAVSHANTTLKNHFRTDYSSWHVVDYDATTGAVIKKVTAQGYSNASAWARGQAWGLYGYTMCYRETKNPVYLQHAENIASFLFNHPNLPADGVPYWDYNAPLIPNEPRDASAAAIMASALYELSTYSTQASNYRTMADKIMTSLATQYISPVGENRGFILLHSTGNKPRNAEVDVPLNYADYYYLEALIRRKQTNLAPVLNTIENKTLTLGQTLNFTASATDVNANQTKTYSLVKAPAGASIHNTTGTFSWKPTQAGTFTFSVQVTDNGSPVLTGQKPVTVTVNPTPTYTLQVAITGSGSVTKNPNQTNYTDGTTVKLTATPAAGYRFSSWSGAATGTTNPLSVSMTANKSITANFTPAGPQVVSFTLINASTDQPIRNLVPNDVINLATVKNLNIRANTNPATTGRVVFNLSGTQTRNITESTAPYALFGDTNSNYTGWTPATGSYSLKATAYSSASGGTAGPPLTLNFRVENRATTAPVSLVVYPTPTFSGYIQVKSEIAWHGKITYKLLSEMGTTIATGELRIAEPTSLLEFNFAPQMLTGGIYYLHLNTKEQQEVLKLLRQ, encoded by the coding sequence ACCCCCACTGGCTTGGTAAAGCTTATTTCTTCGAAAGAATGGACGAGTGGCTTTTTCCCGGGTACTTTGTGGTTCTTATACGAACATACCAAGGATACTTATTGGCTCACGCAAGCCCAGGCTTATACCGCCAAACTAAACACAGAACAGTTTGATACCAGCACGCACGATGTGGGTTTTAAAATTTACGGCAGCTTTGGTACTGGTTACCGGCTCGCCCCCACGGCAGCTTACCGCCAGGCAATCATTCAGGCCGCTCAATCGCTGGTAACCCGATTTAATGCTAAAACTGGTTGTATTCGCTCCTGGGACCATAGCACCAATTTGTATAGCTACCCGGTTATTATTGATAATATGATGAATTTGGAATTGCTCTTTGCCGCTACCCGGTTAACCGGCGATTTCTCTTATTATAATATTGCGGTGTCACATGCCAATACTACCTTAAAAAACCATTTCCGAACGGATTACAGCTCCTGGCACGTGGTTGATTACGATGCAACTACCGGAGCCGTAATTAAAAAAGTAACCGCGCAAGGTTACAGCAATGCGTCGGCTTGGGCCCGGGGGCAAGCCTGGGGTTTGTACGGCTATACCATGTGTTACCGCGAAACCAAAAACCCGGTGTACTTGCAGCATGCCGAAAACATTGCGTCCTTCTTGTTCAATCATCCGAACTTACCGGCAGATGGGGTTCCTTACTGGGATTATAATGCTCCGCTTATTCCCAATGAGCCCCGCGATGCTTCGGCGGCCGCCATTATGGCTTCGGCCTTGTACGAATTAAGCACTTACAGTACGCAGGCCAGTAATTACCGGACTATGGCCGATAAAATAATGACCAGCCTTGCTACCCAGTACATTTCTCCGGTGGGCGAGAACCGGGGCTTTATTTTATTACACAGCACGGGTAATAAACCCCGGAATGCAGAAGTAGATGTTCCCTTAAATTACGCGGATTATTACTACCTGGAAGCATTGATTCGCCGGAAACAAACTAACCTCGCTCCTGTACTTAACACTATTGAAAATAAAACCCTAACGCTGGGTCAAACTTTAAACTTTACTGCTTCGGCCACGGATGTTAATGCGAATCAAACCAAAACTTATTCTTTGGTAAAAGCCCCGGCCGGAGCCTCCATCCATAACACTACCGGCACCTTTAGCTGGAAACCGACTCAAGCAGGTACGTTTACCTTTTCTGTGCAAGTAACTGATAATGGTTCTCCGGTATTAACCGGCCAAAAACCAGTAACTGTTACTGTAAATCCGACTCCAACTTATACTTTACAGGTAGCTATTACGGGCAGCGGCTCCGTAACTAAAAACCCGAACCAAACCAACTACACGGATGGTACTACGGTTAAATTAACCGCAACTCCCGCAGCTGGTTACCGCTTTAGTAGTTGGAGTGGGGCAGCCACGGGCACCACTAATCCCCTGTCGGTAAGTATGACGGCAAATAAAAGCATTACCGCTAATTTTACGCCAGCCGGGCCGCAGGTGGTAAGTTTTACCTTAATAAATGCCTCTACCGATCAGCCTATCCGGAATTTAGTACCGAACGACGTTATTAACCTGGCAACTGTAAAAAATTTAAATATTCGGGCTAATACCAACCCGGCTACTACCGGCCGGGTAGTATTTAACTTAAGCGGAACCCAAACCAGAAACATTACGGAAAGTACTGCTCCTTATGCTTTATTTGGTGATACTAACAGCAACTATACTGGCTGGACACCGGCTACGGGCAGTTATAGTTTAAAAGCTACGGCTTACTCTTCGGCCAGTGGGGGCACGGCTGGTCCGCCCTTAACTTTGAATTTCAGAGTAGAGAATCGCGCTACTACTGCGCCTGTTTCTTTGGTGGTTTATCCTACTCCTACCTTCTCGGGGTACATACAGGTAAAATCAGAAATTGCTTGGCACGGGAAAATTACTTATAAGTTGCTGTCGGAGATGGGAACAACTATAGCAACCGGTGAACTTCGTATAGCCGAGCCAACCAGTTTGTTAGAATTTAACTTTGCCCCACAAATGCTTACCGGCGGCATTTATTATCTACACCTAAATACTAAGGAACAACAGGAAGTGCTAAAATTATTGCGGCAATAA
- a CDS encoding family 43 glycosylhydrolase, with protein sequence MQHSSASKFLILQLVLVFSFLAKPEIADAQSGTTLNDQQKLTYQNPVFNHDFPDPNLVQAPDGYFYSYSTQVNWAKDNFGGPFVTPILRSKDLVNWEKVGDALSKKPDWKQDGGIWAPDAVFYKGKYFLYYSFSTWGDPNPGIGVATSDKPEGPFTDHGKLFLSKEIGVDNSIDAFFFEDKGVPYLIWGSFHGIYGVELSENGMQLKGEKFRLAGTAYEGSYIHKKGKYYYYLGSTGTCCEGEKSTYEVKVGRSKKFKGPYLDKDGKPLLDNGGTPLLSKNTGPAGFVGPGHNGDLIQDKAGQTWMLYHGFRKDSPGTGRVMLLDKISWKRKWPVIETAQPSITPQEGPVF encoded by the coding sequence ATGCAGCATTCTTCCGCTTCTAAGTTTCTGATTTTACAGCTTGTTCTGGTTTTTAGCTTTTTGGCAAAGCCCGAAATAGCTGATGCGCAATCCGGTACAACCCTTAACGACCAGCAAAAACTAACTTACCAAAACCCGGTGTTCAATCACGATTTCCCGGACCCGAACCTGGTACAGGCGCCCGATGGTTATTTTTACAGTTATTCTACTCAAGTTAATTGGGCAAAGGATAATTTCGGCGGACCGTTTGTTACGCCCATTCTGCGCTCGAAAGATCTGGTAAACTGGGAAAAAGTAGGCGACGCGCTAAGTAAAAAACCCGACTGGAAGCAAGATGGCGGCATTTGGGCTCCTGATGCGGTTTTCTATAAAGGTAAATACTTTCTCTATTATTCTTTTTCTACCTGGGGCGACCCAAACCCGGGTATTGGCGTAGCTACATCCGATAAACCCGAAGGCCCTTTTACCGACCATGGCAAGCTGTTTTTAAGCAAAGAAATTGGCGTAGATAATTCGATTGATGCTTTCTTCTTCGAGGATAAAGGCGTTCCGTATTTAATCTGGGGCAGCTTTCATGGTATTTATGGCGTAGAACTTTCCGAAAACGGTATGCAGCTAAAAGGCGAAAAATTTAGGTTAGCTGGCACAGCTTACGAAGGTTCGTACATTCACAAAAAAGGAAAATACTACTACTACCTGGGTTCTACCGGTACTTGCTGCGAAGGTGAAAAAAGTACGTATGAAGTAAAAGTAGGCCGTTCTAAAAAGTTTAAAGGCCCTTACCTGGATAAAGACGGCAAACCTTTACTCGACAATGGCGGTACCCCATTACTAAGTAAAAATACGGGCCCTGCGGGCTTTGTCGGCCCCGGGCACAACGGCGACCTGATCCAAGACAAAGCCGGCCAAACCTGGATGCTCTATCATGGTTTCCGGAAAGATAGTCCGGGAACCGGCAGGGTAATGTTGCTCGACAAAATTAGCTGGAAGCGTAAATGGCCGGTAATCGAAACCGCGCAACCGTCCATTACTCCACAGGAAGGCCCGGTTTTTTAA
- a CDS encoding glycoside hydrolase family 43 protein — MKKFKKTGFSFFLLVIFWSMLTAQAQDKTFTNPLVPNGPDPWAYRHTDGNYYFMSTSGNKLAIYKSKTLSGIKQAKPQVVWTPPASGPNSKDIWAPEIHFLDGKWYIYYTATDKANPGDKTRYVFVLENASQDPLTGNWVDKGKVNTNYSGLDGSVFEHQKKRYFVYSAYVGPQSRLFIAEMKNPWTISEKQVEIAKPTYDWEKFKDREILEGPQFLEGKKGTLHIIYSASACWDDNYALGMLTASAKSDILHPASWQKSPNPVFKASKENNVYGPGHNSFTKSPDGQEDWIVYHAKSEANGECSGRSTRIQKFTWNPNGTPDFGKPLAIETAIVKPSGE; from the coding sequence ATGAAAAAATTTAAAAAAACAGGATTTTCTTTCTTCTTGCTGGTGATATTTTGGAGCATGCTAACCGCGCAGGCGCAGGATAAAACCTTTACCAACCCGCTGGTGCCCAACGGCCCGGACCCCTGGGCTTACCGGCATACCGACGGCAATTATTACTTTATGTCGACGAGCGGTAACAAACTAGCCATTTATAAATCAAAAACTTTAAGCGGCATTAAACAAGCCAAACCTCAAGTGGTTTGGACGCCCCCCGCTTCCGGCCCAAACAGCAAAGATATCTGGGCCCCCGAAATTCACTTTCTGGACGGCAAATGGTACATCTACTACACCGCCACCGACAAAGCCAACCCCGGCGATAAAACCCGCTACGTGTTTGTGTTAGAGAACGCCAGCCAAGACCCGTTAACCGGTAACTGGGTGGATAAAGGTAAAGTAAACACCAATTATTCCGGGCTGGATGGGTCGGTATTTGAGCACCAGAAGAAACGTTATTTTGTGTATTCGGCGTACGTTGGTCCGCAAAGCCGCTTGTTTATCGCGGAAATGAAAAACCCCTGGACCATCAGCGAAAAGCAGGTAGAAATTGCCAAGCCAACTTATGACTGGGAAAAGTTTAAAGACCGCGAAATCCTGGAGGGACCCCAATTTTTGGAAGGGAAGAAAGGTACGTTGCACATCATCTACTCGGCCAGTGCTTGCTGGGATGATAACTACGCTTTGGGCATGCTTACGGCTTCGGCCAAAAGCGATATACTCCACCCCGCCTCTTGGCAAAAATCACCTAATCCAGTTTTTAAAGCTTCTAAAGAAAACAACGTGTACGGCCCGGGGCATAACAGTTTTACCAAATCGCCGGACGGCCAAGAAGATTGGATTGTGTACCATGCCAAATCCGAAGCCAACGGCGAATGCAGTGGCCGTAGCACCCGCATTCAGAAATTTACCTGGAACCCCAATGGCACCCCGGATTTCGGGAAACCTTTAGCCATTGAAACCGCTATTGTAAAACCTTCGGGTGAGTAG
- a CDS encoding DUF6807 domain-containing protein has translation MKRHKHIFWVTALLVTTLLISAGFILKKPSPVQTKTQKFTLVADAKNKRVDVLVDGQPFTSYFYPNDLMKPVLYPIRTSKGTLITRGWPYDPRPGERVDHPHHVGLWFNYGDVNGLDFWNNSTAIEASKKSGYGTIKHNKILKMTNGDNQAELAVTMDWQKPDGTNLLREDTRFVFSGSGDNRYIDRITTLTALKEEVVFKDNKEGVIGLRLARELEHPSDKPEVFTDASGKATPVAKLNNEGVTGKYRSSEGKEGDAVWGTRGKWVNLTGTIKAEPISLVMLDNPQNVGYPTYWHARGYGLFAANPLGQKALSDGKEELNFKLAPGKSVTFRHRLIVHSGSSLTDDQVNAEYQKFAGKNSKL, from the coding sequence GGGTAACAGCTTTGCTGGTGACAACCTTACTAATCAGCGCCGGATTTATTTTAAAAAAACCAAGTCCGGTTCAAACGAAAACTCAAAAATTTACGCTGGTAGCCGATGCCAAAAACAAGCGGGTAGATGTATTGGTAGATGGCCAGCCCTTTACTTCGTACTTCTACCCCAACGATTTAATGAAACCGGTTTTATATCCCATTCGCACCAGTAAAGGTACCCTCATCACCCGGGGCTGGCCTTACGATCCGCGGCCGGGCGAACGCGTCGATCATCCGCACCACGTGGGTTTATGGTTTAACTACGGCGATGTAAATGGCCTCGATTTCTGGAATAACTCTACGGCCATTGAAGCCAGCAAGAAAAGCGGCTACGGAACCATTAAACACAATAAAATTTTAAAAATGACGAACGGCGATAACCAGGCCGAACTTGCCGTTACCATGGATTGGCAAAAACCCGACGGTACCAACTTACTTCGCGAAGACACCCGCTTTGTTTTTAGTGGCTCCGGCGACAACCGCTACATCGACCGGATTACCACCCTCACTGCCTTAAAAGAAGAAGTAGTCTTTAAAGACAACAAAGAAGGCGTTATTGGCCTCCGGCTGGCCCGGGAACTGGAACACCCTTCGGATAAGCCCGAAGTATTTACCGATGCTAGTGGCAAAGCTACCCCGGTTGCTAAATTAAATAACGAAGGCGTTACCGGTAAATATCGGAGTTCCGAAGGCAAAGAAGGCGATGCCGTTTGGGGAACCCGCGGCAAATGGGTAAACTTAACCGGTACCATTAAAGCCGAACCAATTTCGCTGGTAATGCTCGATAATCCGCAGAACGTGGGTTACCCTACTTACTGGCACGCGCGCGGATACGGTTTATTTGCGGCTAACCCGCTGGGTCAAAAAGCCCTGAGCGATGGCAAAGAAGAATTAAACTTTAAACTGGCTCCCGGTAAATCCGTAACGTTCCGGCACCGCCTGATTGTGCACTCCGGCAGCAGTTTAACCGACGACCAGGTAAACGCCGAATACCAGAAGTTTGCCGGTAAAAACAGCAAGCTGTAA